A DNA window from Haloactinospora alba contains the following coding sequences:
- a CDS encoding DUF2075 domain-containing protein, with protein sequence MPVFRRSAKNLASHSPLESELGEQIREYLLHSKGSPPNEAEVRSWNRSLPVLGADLVDAGLGDVEVLIEYQLPLTSKRADTVLAGLHPETGENSYVVVELKQWSSARTWEDDPTLVTVDAPGGPRLHPVLQVRDYCEYISEFVSSVHDPGTSVRGVAYLHNAVDNDVRDLHSLPGDDNGQLFTHQQRGEFLDFLRSRLSTKSGARAADRLVGGHWRPSRPLMSVAADEIRHREQFTLLDEQHTAYRTVLHAVEQARSEDRKNVVIISGGPGSGKSVIALSLLGELYRNGTSALHATGSRSFTQTMRRTAGRGSSAVQKLFTYFNSYMQARPNDLDVLICDEAHRIRETSENRFTRADHRTGRKQVDELVSAARVPVFLLDQHQVVRSQEMGTVDTIREFAESKGLRVHHISLDGQWRCGGSEKYERWVRRLLGLEPGGPVPWEGDENFRLATADSPWDMENKLRPTLDHGYTARISAGFCWPWSKVRSDGTLVADVRIGDWHRPWNNPETRAVNGAPPHSLWATASGGFDQVGCVYTAQGFEYDWSGVIIGPDLLFRDGRLVVDRSASEDADLRKKRMSDTEAENLIRNVYKVLLTRGLRGTLLYSTDPETHEFLTGLIHGSGQEGTTGAAGT encoded by the coding sequence GTGCCGGTTTTCCGCCGATCCGCCAAGAACCTTGCCTCCCACTCCCCCCTGGAGAGCGAGCTGGGGGAACAGATCCGTGAGTACCTCCTGCACAGCAAGGGATCGCCACCCAACGAAGCCGAGGTCCGCTCCTGGAACCGGAGCCTGCCCGTCCTGGGAGCGGACCTCGTGGACGCGGGGTTGGGCGATGTCGAGGTCCTCATCGAGTACCAGCTCCCGCTCACCAGCAAACGGGCCGACACCGTCCTCGCGGGGCTGCACCCCGAGACCGGGGAGAACAGCTACGTCGTGGTGGAGCTCAAGCAGTGGAGCAGCGCCCGCACCTGGGAGGACGACCCGACCCTGGTCACCGTGGACGCTCCCGGCGGCCCCCGCCTCCATCCCGTGCTACAGGTGCGTGACTACTGCGAGTACATAAGCGAGTTCGTCAGCTCCGTACACGATCCGGGGACGAGCGTGCGGGGTGTGGCCTACCTGCACAACGCGGTGGACAACGACGTCCGCGACCTCCACTCGCTTCCGGGCGACGACAACGGTCAGCTTTTCACCCACCAGCAGCGCGGTGAGTTCCTGGATTTCCTCCGTTCCCGCCTCTCCACCAAGTCCGGAGCCAGGGCCGCGGACAGGCTGGTCGGCGGCCACTGGCGCCCCAGCCGCCCCCTGATGTCGGTGGCAGCTGACGAGATCCGGCACCGGGAGCAGTTCACGCTGTTGGACGAGCAGCACACCGCCTACCGCACGGTCCTGCACGCCGTGGAACAGGCGCGTTCGGAGGACAGGAAGAACGTCGTGATCATCAGCGGCGGGCCGGGGAGCGGGAAGAGCGTTATCGCGCTCTCGCTGCTCGGTGAGCTGTACCGCAACGGGACCTCGGCCCTGCACGCGACAGGGTCGCGCTCGTTCACCCAGACCATGCGCAGGACCGCCGGCAGGGGCTCCTCGGCGGTGCAGAAACTGTTCACGTACTTCAACAGTTACATGCAGGCCCGCCCCAACGACCTCGACGTCCTGATCTGCGACGAGGCGCACCGGATCCGGGAGACCTCGGAGAACCGGTTCACCAGAGCCGACCACCGCACCGGGCGGAAACAGGTCGACGAGCTGGTGTCGGCCGCGCGTGTCCCCGTGTTCCTCCTCGACCAGCACCAGGTGGTCCGTTCCCAGGAGATGGGAACCGTGGACACCATCCGCGAGTTCGCCGAGTCGAAAGGGCTGCGTGTCCACCACATATCACTGGACGGCCAGTGGCGCTGCGGTGGCAGCGAGAAGTACGAACGGTGGGTCCGGCGTCTGCTGGGGCTGGAACCGGGCGGCCCCGTGCCGTGGGAGGGGGACGAGAACTTCCGGCTGGCGACCGCGGACTCCCCCTGGGACATGGAGAACAAGCTGCGGCCCACGCTGGACCACGGGTACACCGCCCGTATCAGCGCTGGTTTCTGCTGGCCGTGGAGCAAGGTGCGCTCCGACGGCACGCTCGTCGCCGACGTCCGGATCGGTGACTGGCACCGCCCCTGGAACAACCCGGAGACCCGTGCCGTCAACGGCGCTCCGCCCCACTCCCTCTGGGCGACCGCGAGCGGCGGTTTCGACCAGGTGGGGTGCGTCTACACGGCACAGGGTTTCGAGTACGACTGGTCCGGAGTGATTATCGGCCCTGACCTGCTGTTCCGGGACGGCCGCCTGGTTGTCGACCGTTCCGCCAGCGAGGACGCGGACCTGCGCAAGAAAAGGATGAGCGACACCGAGGCGGAGAACCTGATCCGCAACGTCTACAAGGTCCTTCTCACCCGGGGATTGCGTGGAACTCTCCTCTATTCCACCGATCCGGAGACACACGAGTTCCTGACCGGGCTCATCCACGGTTCGGGGCAGGAGGGCACCACAGGCGCTGCCGGAACGTGA